The following proteins are co-located in the Microvirga ossetica genome:
- a CDS encoding saccharopine dehydrogenase family protein: protein MHSILVIGAGKIGSTIADMLHETGDYRVTVADSSAEALEAVAKDGVKTVQLDFSDAVALQNALKGHYAVLSAAPYHLTGHVAKAARLTGVNYFDLTEDVATTRMVKELADGAETAFIPQCGLAPGFISIVAHDIASRFDKLDTVRLRVGALPQYPSNALSYNLTWSTDGVINEYIERCEAVVDGTLREVPAMEELEEFSLDGTRYEAFNTSGGLGTLCETLQGKVRNLNYKTIRYPGHCALMRVLLNDLQLRNRREVLKDILENAVPATMQDMVIVFVTVTGERAGRFVQETYARSIYGQNVAGTQRTAIQVTTAAGICAMLDLLVAGQLPKQGFVRQEEIDLDTFLANRFGRVYAGERLDKGHEPAVKNIRLDAVA, encoded by the coding sequence ATGCACTCGATCCTCGTCATCGGCGCCGGCAAGATCGGCTCCACCATCGCCGACATGCTCCACGAGACCGGCGATTACCGGGTCACCGTCGCGGATTCCTCTGCCGAGGCGCTCGAAGCGGTCGCCAAGGACGGCGTCAAGACGGTCCAACTCGACTTCAGCGACGCGGTCGCCCTGCAGAATGCCCTGAAGGGTCATTACGCCGTGCTCAGCGCCGCGCCCTACCACCTGACCGGCCATGTGGCGAAGGCGGCGCGGCTGACGGGCGTCAACTATTTCGACCTGACCGAGGACGTCGCCACCACCCGCATGGTGAAGGAGCTGGCCGATGGCGCCGAGACGGCGTTCATTCCCCAATGCGGCCTCGCTCCCGGCTTCATCTCCATCGTCGCCCACGACATCGCGAGCCGCTTCGACAAGCTCGACACGGTGCGCCTGCGCGTCGGCGCGCTGCCGCAATACCCGTCGAACGCCCTGTCCTACAACCTCACCTGGAGCACGGACGGCGTCATCAACGAGTATATCGAGCGCTGCGAGGCCGTGGTCGACGGTACCCTACGCGAAGTCCCGGCCATGGAAGAGCTGGAGGAATTTTCCCTCGACGGCACCCGCTACGAGGCCTTCAACACCTCCGGCGGCCTCGGCACGCTGTGCGAGACGCTTCAAGGCAAGGTGCGCAACCTGAACTACAAGACGATCCGCTATCCCGGCCATTGCGCCCTCATGCGGGTGCTGCTCAACGACCTGCAGCTGCGCAACCGCCGCGAGGTTCTCAAGGACATCCTGGAGAACGCGGTTCCGGCCACCATGCAGGACATGGTCATCGTCTTCGTCACCGTGACCGGCGAGCGCGCCGGCCGCTTCGTGCAGGAAACCTATGCCCGCAGCATCTACGGCCAGAACGTGGCAGGCACCCAGCGCACCGCGATCCAGGTGACCACCGCCGCCGGCATCTGCGCCATGCTCGACCTGCTGGTCGCTGGCCAACTGCCGAAACAGGGCTTCGTGCGCCAGGAGGAGATCGACCTCGACACCTTTCTCGCCAACCGCTTCGGCCGGGTCTATGCCGGCGAGCGCCTGGACAAGGGCCACGAGCCGGCGGTCAAGAACATCCGCCTCGACGCGGTGGCGTGA